The Vibrio coralliirubri DNA window AATATGTTCGCAAGGGGCGGTGTGCTCATAACGAGTCACCACCAAGCCTTCAAGGTCACGCAGTGCAAGGTCTTGTTGTTTCTTTGCCTGCCAAACCGCTTCAAGCTCTGCTGCCATTGACGCGGCCGCTTTTCCTGCTCCTATCACCACAGTACGCCCAGCTTGGTTAGCAGAGCGATAAAAAATGTCTTGAGGAAGAAAAGGTTCGATGTGATTTTTAGGTAGCGCCTGATTAACAGCACTTGAGAAAAGGGTTTGCAGAAACTGCTTAGCATCAATGTCCATCAGCCACTCCTTAGTTGACGGAGAAAAAAAGAACCCCGATACAAGGCCAAAGGGTGCCTGCTAAGATCAAGTTGGAAAGGAACAACTTCAACCTCTGCCTCGTATCAGGAACGCGTATAAAAGGAGACGAAACTACGCGATTTATAAACAAACTGTTGGGCTACAAATCGATAGCAGCCCTAATTAATTAACGGATAATCGGTAGATTGACTAACCACTAAACGAACAAACCGTTAACTAGATTAACGAATCGAGTGGTCAGAGCGTTTCTCAATCGCTTGGATAAGCGCAGAGTGGTCCCAACCTTCACCGCCCATTTCGGCGCACTCACCAAACAACTCCTGAGCATTCGCTGTATTCGGCAGTGCAACACCTAATTCTTGTGCGCCCGTTAGCGCTAAGTTCAGATCTTTCTGGTGAAGTGAGATTCTAAAGCCAGGATCAAAGGTGCCTTCAACCATGCGCTCGCCGTGCACTTCCAAGATCTTAGAGTTAGCAAAGCCACCCAATAGAGCCTGACGTACGCGTGCTGGATCGGCACCAGCTTTTGAAGCAAAGACTAACGCTTCAGACACGGCTTCGATATTCAACGCCACAATGATCTGGTTAGCCACTTTGCACGTTTGACCTGCACCGTTGTCGCCTACCAGCGTGATGTTCTTACCCATGATTTCAAATAGCGGACGTGCTTTATCAAAGGCGTCTTGCTCACCGCCGACCATGATAGTCAGCGCTGCATTGATAGCGCCTACTTCGCCACCTGATACCGGAGCATCAAGGTATGAAGCACCGCCTTCGTTGATTCGCGCAGCAATGGCTTTGGTTGCGATTGGCGAGATAGAACTCATATCGATAACCAGTTTTCCAGCAGCGCCACCGGCGGTGAGGCCTTGCTCGACGCCGTTGTCACCAAACAGGACATCTTCAACTTGAGGTGTATTTGGCACCATTAGGATAATGACATCCGCCGCCTCTGCCGCTTCCGCAGGTGAATGGCAGACCGTTGCGCCTGCTGCCACAAGATCGGCAGGTGCTGCATTAAAGTGATCCGACAGAATCAAATCGTGACCTGCTTTTTGAAGGTTACTCGCCATAGGTTTCCCCATGATGCCAGTTCCGATAAATGCAATTTTAGACATGTTGTTCTCCTTAACGTTTGAGGGTTACCAGACGCAATTAACGGTACTGGTGTAGCCAACCAAGGCCTTCTGTCGTTGTTGTTTTCGGCTTGTATTCGCAGCCAACCCAGCCTTGATAGCCAAGTTCATCAAGATAATTGAGCACGAATGGGTAATTGATTTCTCCCGTCCCCGGTTCGTGTCGACCTGGATTGTCAGCCAGTTGCACGTGTGCGATTTGGCCAATGTTTTGTTGTATGGTCGGCGTAAGATCGCCTTCCATAATTTGCATGTGATAAATATCGTATTGGATAGAAAGGTTATCGCTCCCTACCTCTTTGATGATCGCTTTGGCTTGCTCAGTCGTGTTTAAGAAGAAGCCCGGAATATCACGGGTATTGATCGCCTCTATCACTAAGCTAATGCCTTCTGCTGCTAGCGCGTTCGCCGCGTAATGCAGGTTAATCACAAACGCCGATTGCGCATCTTGTTGGGTCACACCTTGCGGAACAATCCCGGCCAAGCAATTCACTTGAGTACAACCGAGCGCTTTTGCGTAAGCGATGGCTTGAGGTACACCCGCTTGAAACTCTTCAACTCGTGCTGGGTCGACCGCGATACCACGGTCGCCAGCGTCCCAATCACCCGCAGGCAAGTTAAATAGCACTTGCTCTAGGTTATTAGCATCAAGCTTTGCTTTGATTGCCTGAGCATCAAAGGCGTAAGGGAAAAGATACTCCACACCTTGAAAGCCCGCTTCTGCGGCAGCTTCAAAGCGATCCATAAAATCAACTTCCGTGAATAACATTGACAAGTTTGCTGCAAATTTTGCCATGACTCTGTCCTTATTCTTTATTTGGTGAAACTATGACTGTTGAGTGAAGCCTCGCTCTATTGGAGGCTTTTCCGTAGAGCTAAGCCTCAGCTCTACGGATACACATGACTTAATGATTACTTGTACGCCAGCGCCGTTGGGGCATCGCCGCGGCTTTCGGCAAGCGGTTCAAACTCGTTAATAGCATTGATCTCTACGCCCATCGCAATGTTGGTTACTCGCTCAAGAATCAGTTCAACGACCACTGGCACCTTGTGCTTGTTCATCAGCTCTTTTGCTTGCTCAAACGCAGCGGCAATTTGCTCTGGTTCACGAACTCGAATCGCCTTACAACCTAAACCTTCAACAACCGCAACATGGTCAACGCCGTAGCCTTCAAGCTCTGGTGCATTCTGGTTATCAAACGCCAGTTGTACACAATAATCGATATCAAATTGGCGCTGTGCTTGGCGAATCAAACCTAGGTATGAGTTGTTCACCAACACATGAATGTATGGCAGGTTGAATTGCGCGCCGACCGCCAGTTCTTCGATCATGAATTGGAAATCGTAGTCACCAGAGATAGCAACGATATCGCGATTTCGATCGGCGGCTCGTACGCCTAATGCAGCGGGTGTAGTCCAACCTAGTGGACCTGCTTGGCCACAGTTGATCCAGTTACGAGGCTTATAAACATGCAGGAACTGAGCGGCGGCGATTTGCGACAAACCAATGGTGCTCACATAACAAGTATCACGACCAAATGCCTTATTCATCTCTTCATAAACACGCATCGGTTTCATTGGCGCTTCATCGAAATTGGTTTTACGCAGCATGGTCGACTTGCGTTCCTGACACTCACTTGCCCAAGCATTTCGATTCGGCAGTTTGCCAGCGTCACGCCACTCTTGCGCCACTTCAACCATTAGCTCTAGTGCAGCTTTCGCATCAGAGACAATGCCTAAATCAGGACAGAACACACGGCCGATTTGGGTTGGTTCAATGTCGACGTGTACGAACTTGCGGCCTTCGGTGTAAACATCCACAGAACCGGTATGACGGTTTGCCCAACGGTTACCCACACCAAACACAAAGTCAGAGTTGAGCATGGTTTCGTTACCGTAACGGTGGGACGTTTGTAGCCCCACCATGCCCGCCATTAAGTCATGATCATCCGGGATCGATCCCCAGCCCATTAAGGTTGGAATCACAGGAACACCAGTGATCTCGGCAAACTGCTGCAACAATTCGGACGCGCCAGCATTAATCACGCCACCACCGGATACAATCAGCGGTTTTTCCGATTGAGACATCATGGTTAATGCTTTCTCAACCTGCGCGCGGGTTGCTTGCGGCTTATAAGGTTCTAGCGGTTCATAGGTATCGATATCAAATTCAATCTCAGCCAGCTGAACATCAATCGGTAGATCAATCAGGATTGGACCAGGACGACCCGAACGCATTAAATGAAAGGCTTTTTGAAATGCGCGTGGCACTTGTGCAGGTTCCAGTACCGTGGTTGCCCACTTAGTCACAGGCTTAGCGATAGATTCAATGTCGACCGCTTGGAAATCTTCTTTGTGAAGACGAGCACGTGGCGCTTGGCCTGTGATGCATAGAATTGGGATCGAATCTGCAGACGCCGAATAAAGCCCCGTGATCATGTCCGTTCCCGCAGGACCAGAAGTACCAATACACACACCTATATTGCCTTGATTAGTGCGCGTGTACCCTTCAGCCATATGAGATGCACCCTCTACATGACGAGCTAAGACGTGGTCGATTCCTCCGAGCTTTTTCATAGCCGCATACATAGGGTTAATTGCTGCGCCGGGAACACCAAATGCGATGTCTACACCTTCACGTTTAAGCACCTCTACCGCTGCTTCAATCGCTTTCATAATTGCCATTCGAACCTCCAGTTCAGATTGTATACAATTAAACTAACTTTTGTGTACTATGAACCATCCTCGCTATTTATCAACCCCAAAATGAAACAATTTCGTTACATCACACTGCTATTTTGAGTAAGCACCCACCCTGA harbors:
- a CDS encoding 2-hydroxy-3-oxopropionate reductase — encoded protein: MSKIAFIGTGIMGKPMASNLQKAGHDLILSDHFNAAPADLVAAGATVCHSPAEAAEAADVIILMVPNTPQVEDVLFGDNGVEQGLTAGGAAGKLVIDMSSISPIATKAIAARINEGGASYLDAPVSGGEVGAINAALTIMVGGEQDAFDKARPLFEIMGKNITLVGDNGAGQTCKVANQIIVALNIEAVSEALVFASKAGADPARVRQALLGGFANSKILEVHGERMVEGTFDPGFRISLHQKDLNLALTGAQELGVALPNTANAQELFGECAEMGGEGWDHSALIQAIEKRSDHSIR
- the hyi gene encoding hydroxypyruvate isomerase, encoding MAKFAANLSMLFTEVDFMDRFEAAAEAGFQGVEYLFPYAFDAQAIKAKLDANNLEQVLFNLPAGDWDAGDRGIAVDPARVEEFQAGVPQAIAYAKALGCTQVNCLAGIVPQGVTQQDAQSAFVINLHYAANALAAEGISLVIEAINTRDIPGFFLNTTEQAKAIIKEVGSDNLSIQYDIYHMQIMEGDLTPTIQQNIGQIAHVQLADNPGRHEPGTGEINYPFVLNYLDELGYQGWVGCEYKPKTTTTEGLGWLHQYR
- the gcl gene encoding glyoxylate carboligase, which gives rise to MAIMKAIEAAVEVLKREGVDIAFGVPGAAINPMYAAMKKLGGIDHVLARHVEGASHMAEGYTRTNQGNIGVCIGTSGPAGTDMITGLYSASADSIPILCITGQAPRARLHKEDFQAVDIESIAKPVTKWATTVLEPAQVPRAFQKAFHLMRSGRPGPILIDLPIDVQLAEIEFDIDTYEPLEPYKPQATRAQVEKALTMMSQSEKPLIVSGGGVINAGASELLQQFAEITGVPVIPTLMGWGSIPDDHDLMAGMVGLQTSHRYGNETMLNSDFVFGVGNRWANRHTGSVDVYTEGRKFVHVDIEPTQIGRVFCPDLGIVSDAKAALELMVEVAQEWRDAGKLPNRNAWASECQERKSTMLRKTNFDEAPMKPMRVYEEMNKAFGRDTCYVSTIGLSQIAAAQFLHVYKPRNWINCGQAGPLGWTTPAALGVRAADRNRDIVAISGDYDFQFMIEELAVGAQFNLPYIHVLVNNSYLGLIRQAQRQFDIDYCVQLAFDNQNAPELEGYGVDHVAVVEGLGCKAIRVREPEQIAAAFEQAKELMNKHKVPVVVELILERVTNIAMGVEINAINEFEPLAESRGDAPTALAYK